One part of the Lotus japonicus ecotype B-129 chromosome 2, LjGifu_v1.2 genome encodes these proteins:
- the LOC130735458 gene encoding carboxylesterase 1-like: MSNQPSPPSQTINASPNFQIVFNSDGTVTRFFHDPLTLPSSDTTLSILTKDVPINRSNKASVRLFLPRNAISNHNNQKLPMIVYFHGGGFIMHSAASILFHNFCVEMADSVQAIVASVDYRLAPEHRLPAAYEDAVEALHWIRTTEDEWLTKYGDYSNCYIMGSSAGATITYHAGLRAAAEANDLEPLKIQGLILRQPFFGGTKRSDSELRHENDHIIPLSLTDLMWELALPIGADRDHEYSNPTAGDGFDEKMEKIKELGWRVLVSGNGEDPLVDRERELVMLMEEKGVHVVKDFQEEGHHAFEFFEPSKAKNVIGLVKAFIFSQGA, translated from the coding sequence ATGTCCAATCAACCTTCCCCACCATCTCAAACCATCAACGCCTCTCCGAATTTTCAAATTGTCTTCAACTCTGACGGCACTGTAACTCGTTTCTTCCATGATCCACTCACCCTACCCTCATCAGACACCACTCTTTCAATTCTCACCAAAGATGTTCCCATCAACCGATCCAACAAAGCCAGTGTTCGTTTATTCCTACCTCGAAACGCTATCTCAAATCACAACAATCAAAAGCTACCCATGATTGTTTACTTTCATGGAGGCGGCTTCATCATGCACAGCGCTGCTTCCATCTTGTTCCACAACTTCTGCGTCGAAATGGCAGATTCTGTCCAAGCCATCGTCGCCTCCGTCGATTACCGCCTCGCGCCGGAGCACCGATTACCCGCGGCGTACGAGGATGCCGTCGAGGCGCTTCACTGGATCAGAACCACTGAAGATGAGTGGTTGACTAAATATGGTGATTATTCTAACTGTTACATAATGGGGAGTAGTGCTGGGGCTACTATCACATATCATGCAGGTCTACGTGCTGCGGCAGAGGCGAATGATCTTGAGCCGTTGAAGATTCAAGGGTTGATATTGCGTCAACCATTCTTTGGTGGGACCAAGAGGTCAGACTCAGAGTTAAGGCATGAGAATGACCATATTATCCCTTTGTCTCTTACTGATCTCATGTGGGAGCTTGCATTGCCAATTGGTGCTGATCGTGATCATGAGTATTCGAATCCGACGGCTGGCGATGGTTTTGATGAGAAGATGGAGAAGATCAAGGAACTTGGGTGGAGGGTGTTGGTGAGTGGGAATGGTGAGGATCCTCTGGTTGATCGTGAGAGGGAGTTGGTGATGCTGATGGAAGAGAAGGGTGTGCATGTGGTTAAGGATTTTCAAGAAGAAGGTCATCATGCGTTTGAGTTTTTTGAGCCATCCAAAGCGAAGAATGTCATTGGGTTAGTGAAAGCTTTCATTTTTTCTCAGGGTGCTTAA
- the LOC130736658 gene encoding uncharacterized protein LOC130736658: MESMDTSQDNLVRRRNKQFEMDLEGATLELEVDEVGGLQLAQRTLVGKVLAEKPLNKIAIKDVLTKAWATEDEVKISDMGLNIFMFNFKDKEGAKKIYEGGPWNVMGNLLSLQNWIPEESIFELDFSQVLCWIQLHGLPLESFTTANAAKIAQHIGEVREVENPIVEGQMLRSLMRVQVHLNTRKPLATGFWVPRKDLPRTWVFIKYEKMQGFCFNCRETVRGRERWLPLTQVNHGIVSP, encoded by the coding sequence ATGGAATCCATGGATACCTCTCAAGATAACCTTGTCCGTAGGAGGAATAAGCAGTTTGAGATGGATCTTGAAGGAGCTACTCTCGAGCTAGAAGTTGATGAGGTGGGTGGACTCCAACTTGCCCAAAGAACCTTGGTGGGCAAAGTCCTAGCTGAAAAACCTTTGAACAAGATTGCTATCAAAGATGTCCTCACCAAAGCTTGGGCCACAGAGGATGAAGTTAAAATCTCTGACATGGGACTGAATATCTTCATGTTCAACTTCAAGGACAAAGAAGGAGCCAAGAAAATCTATGAAGGAGGTCCGTGGAATGTTATGGGTAACCTTTTGAGCTTGCAAAATTGGATCCCTGAGGAATCAATCTTTGAACTAGACTTCTCTCAAGTACTCTGTTGGATTCAGCTACATGGGCTGCCCCTGGAATCCTTCACCACTGCTAATGCTGCTAAAATTGCCCAACATATTGGGGAAGTCAGGGAAGTGGAAAATCCCATTGTCGAGGGACAAATGCTCAGGTCCTTAATGAGAGTGCAAGTTCACCTCAACACTAGGAAACCTTTGGCCACAGGGTTTTGGGTCCCAAGGAAGGACCTCCCTAGGACCTGGGTCTTCATCAAATATGAAAAGATGCAGGGCTTCTGCTTCAACTGCAGAGAAACTGTTCGAGGCCGAGAGCGATGGCTACCCTTGACCCAAGTAAACCACGGTATAGTATCTCCTTAG